One stretch of Xanthomonas sp. DAR 35659 DNA includes these proteins:
- a CDS encoding RNA-binding S4 domain-containing protein: protein MNEPVVQAAAVRLDVWLWAARFFKTRSLSKQAVETGKVDVAGQRPKSSRAVRVGEQLRVQRGDEVFEVQVLGLSDTRGPASVAQALYQESEASRERRAQLRAQRSAERNGYQAPDSKPDKRARRLIRALGDIDAL, encoded by the coding sequence ATGAACGAACCCGTTGTACAAGCGGCTGCGGTGCGGTTGGACGTGTGGCTCTGGGCCGCGCGCTTCTTCAAGACCCGCAGCCTGTCCAAGCAGGCGGTGGAAACCGGCAAGGTGGACGTGGCCGGGCAGCGGCCCAAGTCCTCGCGCGCGGTGCGCGTGGGCGAGCAGTTGCGCGTGCAGCGCGGCGACGAGGTGTTCGAGGTCCAGGTGCTGGGCCTGAGCGACACGCGCGGCCCGGCCAGTGTGGCGCAGGCCCTGTACCAGGAGAGCGAGGCCTCGCGCGAACGCCGCGCGCAGCTGCGCGCGCAGCGCAGCGCCGAGCGCAACGGCTACCAGGCTCCGGACAGCAAGCCGGACAAGCGCGCGCGGCGATTGATCCGCGCGCTCGGCGATATCGACGCGTTGTAG
- the trmD gene encoding tRNA (guanosine(37)-N1)-methyltransferase TrmD has translation MRIDVISLFPEFVAQCAAFGVVGRAQERALLDLHGWNPRDYASGGYRKVDDRPFGGGPGMVMMIEPLQACLQALREADPQPAPVIYLSPQGKPLTQARARELAALPRLVLLCGRYEGVDERFVAAMVDEELSIGDYVLSGGELAAAVLVDAVTRLQEGALNDTESAAQDSFEGPDGLLDCPHYTHPREHALGEVPAILRSGNHAAIARWRRMQALGRTWLRRPDLLDEAGLSKADRRLLEEFRQGLAAEAAPVQENPSKP, from the coding sequence ATGCGCATCGACGTCATCAGCCTGTTCCCCGAGTTCGTCGCCCAGTGCGCCGCGTTCGGTGTGGTCGGGCGTGCGCAGGAGCGCGCGTTGCTAGACCTGCACGGCTGGAACCCGCGCGACTACGCCAGCGGCGGCTACCGCAAGGTGGACGACCGTCCGTTCGGCGGCGGCCCGGGCATGGTGATGATGATCGAGCCGCTGCAGGCCTGCCTGCAGGCGCTGCGCGAGGCCGACCCGCAACCGGCGCCGGTGATCTACCTGAGCCCGCAGGGCAAGCCGCTGACCCAGGCCAGGGCGCGCGAACTGGCCGCGTTGCCGCGGCTGGTGCTGCTGTGCGGGCGCTACGAGGGTGTGGACGAGCGCTTCGTCGCCGCGATGGTGGACGAGGAACTCTCGATCGGCGACTACGTGCTGTCCGGCGGCGAACTGGCCGCGGCGGTGCTGGTGGACGCGGTGACGCGGCTGCAGGAAGGCGCGCTGAACGACACCGAATCCGCCGCCCAGGACAGCTTCGAGGGCCCGGACGGCCTGCTCGACTGCCCGCACTACACCCACCCGCGCGAGCACGCGCTGGGCGAGGTGCCGGCGATCCTGCGTTCCGGCAACCACGCCGCGATCGCGCGCTGGCGGCGCATGCAGGCGCTGGGGCGGACCTGGCTGCGGCGTCCGGACCTGCTCGACGAAGCCGGGCTGAGCAAGGCCGACCGGCGCCTGCTGGAGGAATTTCGCCAGGGCCTGGCGGCCGAGGCGGCGCCCGTGCAGGAAAATCCGTCCAAGCCCTAG
- the katG gene encoding catalase/peroxidase HPI: MNTEAKCPFHSAVSSGTTNKEWWPQQLRVDLLSQHSSKSNPLGEAFDYRKAFNGLDLQALKRDLHALMTDSQDWWPADFGHYGPLFVRMAWHSAGTYRTGDGRGGGGRGQQRFAPLNSWPDNVSLDKARRLLWPIKQKYGQAISWADLLILTGNVALESMGFKTFGFAGGREDTWEPDQDVYWGRETKWLGGDDRYSRGSPGVPEPHGVLVKDDDSEVQHTRDLENPLAAVQMGLIYVNPEGPDGNPDPLLAAKDIRDTFGRMAMNDEETVALIAGGHTFGKTHGAGPADHVGAEPEAADLESQGLGWHNSFGSGKGGDTITSGLEVTWTTKPAQWTNEFFEHLFKFEWELSKSPAGAHQWVAKNAEAVIPDPHDPSKKHLPTMLTTDLALRFDPAYAKISRRFLDHPEQFADAFARAWFKLTHRDMGPRARYLGPEVPAEELLWQDPIPAVDHPLVDAQDIAALKRSLLDSGLSVAQLVSTAWAAASTFRGSDMRGGANGARIRLAPQKDWEVNQPAQLAQVLATLERLQAQFNGAQSGGKRISLADLIVLSGVAAVEHAAKLAGQTVEVPFVPGRMDASQEQTDVESFAVLEPIADGFRNYARRRYAVSAEALLIDKAQLLTLTAPEMTVLVGGLRVLGANSGQSAHGVFTDRPGVLSNDFFANLLDMGTEWKATSAMKDVYEGRDRNSGAVKWTGTRADLVFGSNSVLRAVAEVYASADAQEKFVRDFVAAWSKVMHLDRFDLAA, encoded by the coding sequence ATGAACACCGAAGCGAAATGCCCGTTCCATAGTGCCGTCAGCAGTGGCACCACCAACAAGGAGTGGTGGCCGCAGCAGTTGCGCGTGGACCTGCTCAGCCAGCATTCGTCCAAGTCCAATCCGCTGGGTGAGGCGTTCGATTACCGCAAGGCCTTCAACGGCCTCGATCTGCAGGCGCTGAAGCGCGACCTGCACGCGCTGATGACCGATTCGCAGGACTGGTGGCCGGCCGACTTCGGCCACTACGGGCCACTGTTCGTGCGCATGGCCTGGCATAGCGCCGGCACCTACCGCACCGGCGACGGCCGCGGCGGCGGCGGCCGCGGCCAGCAGCGCTTCGCCCCGCTCAACAGCTGGCCGGACAACGTCAGCCTGGACAAGGCGCGGCGCCTGTTGTGGCCGATCAAGCAGAAGTACGGCCAGGCCATCTCCTGGGCCGACCTGCTGATCCTCACCGGCAACGTCGCGCTGGAATCGATGGGCTTCAAGACCTTCGGCTTCGCCGGCGGCCGCGAAGACACCTGGGAGCCGGACCAGGACGTGTACTGGGGCCGCGAGACCAAGTGGCTGGGCGGCGACGATCGCTACTCGCGCGGTTCGCCCGGCGTGCCCGAGCCGCACGGCGTGCTGGTGAAGGACGACGACAGCGAAGTGCAGCACACCCGCGACCTGGAAAACCCGCTGGCCGCGGTGCAGATGGGCCTGATCTACGTCAACCCGGAAGGCCCGGACGGCAATCCCGACCCGCTGCTGGCCGCCAAGGACATCCGCGACACCTTCGGCCGCATGGCGATGAACGACGAAGAGACCGTGGCGCTGATCGCCGGCGGCCACACCTTCGGCAAGACCCACGGCGCCGGCCCGGCCGACCATGTCGGCGCCGAGCCGGAAGCGGCCGACCTGGAAAGCCAGGGCCTGGGCTGGCACAACAGCTTCGGCAGCGGCAAGGGCGGCGACACCATCACCAGCGGCCTGGAAGTCACCTGGACCACCAAGCCGGCGCAGTGGACCAACGAGTTCTTCGAGCACCTGTTCAAGTTCGAGTGGGAACTGAGCAAGAGCCCGGCCGGCGCGCACCAGTGGGTGGCGAAGAATGCCGAGGCGGTGATTCCGGACCCGCACGATCCGTCGAAGAAGCACCTGCCGACCATGCTCACCACCGACCTGGCGCTGCGCTTCGACCCGGCCTACGCGAAGATCTCGCGCCGCTTCCTGGACCATCCGGAACAGTTCGCCGATGCCTTCGCCCGCGCCTGGTTCAAGCTGACCCATCGCGACATGGGCCCGCGTGCGCGCTACCTCGGCCCCGAGGTGCCGGCCGAGGAACTGCTGTGGCAGGACCCGATCCCGGCCGTGGACCACCCGCTGGTCGACGCGCAGGACATCGCCGCGCTCAAGCGGTCCCTGCTCGATTCCGGGCTGAGCGTCGCGCAACTGGTGTCCACCGCCTGGGCCGCGGCGTCCACCTTCCGCGGCTCGGACATGCGCGGCGGCGCCAACGGCGCGCGCATCCGCCTGGCCCCGCAGAAGGACTGGGAGGTCAACCAGCCGGCGCAACTGGCGCAGGTGCTGGCCACGCTGGAACGCCTCCAGGCGCAGTTCAACGGCGCGCAAAGCGGCGGCAAGCGGATCTCGCTGGCCGACCTGATCGTGCTCAGCGGCGTCGCCGCGGTGGAACACGCGGCCAAGCTGGCTGGGCAGACCGTCGAAGTGCCGTTCGTGCCTGGCCGCATGGACGCCTCGCAGGAGCAGACCGACGTCGAGTCCTTCGCGGTGCTGGAACCGATCGCCGACGGCTTCCGCAACTACGCCAGGCGCCGCTACGCGGTGTCGGCCGAAGCGCTGCTGATCGACAAGGCGCAGTTGCTGACCCTGACCGCGCCGGAGATGACCGTGCTGGTCGGCGGCCTGCGCGTGCTCGGCGCCAACAGCGGCCAATCCGCGCATGGCGTGTTCACCGACCGTCCGGGCGTGCTCAGCAACGACTTCTTCGCCAACCTGCTGGACATGGGCACCGAGTGGAAGGCGACCTCGGCGATGAAGGACGTCTACGAAGGCCGCGACCGCAACAGCGGCGCGGTGAAGTGGACCGGCACCCGCGCCGACCTGGTGTTCGGCTCCAACTCGGTGCTGCGCGCCGTGGCCGAGGTCTACGCCAGCGCCGACGCGCAGGAAAAGTTCGTCCGTGATTTCGTCGCCGCATGGAGCAAGGTGATGCACCTGGATCGCTTCGACCTGGCCGCCTGA
- the rplS gene encoding 50S ribosomal protein L19, with product MSKLNKTILADFEAAQIQRKLPEFNQGDTVVVNVKVKEGNRERVQAYEGVVIGTKNAGLNSSFTVRKISHGFGVERVFQTHSAIIDSVEVKRRGKVRAGKLYYLRGLEGKAARIKEDLAAAAQAKVARQAAAAAAKAE from the coding sequence ATGAGCAAGCTCAACAAGACCATCCTGGCCGACTTCGAAGCCGCCCAGATCCAGCGCAAGCTGCCGGAGTTCAACCAGGGCGACACCGTCGTCGTCAACGTCAAGGTGAAGGAAGGCAACCGCGAGCGCGTGCAGGCCTACGAAGGCGTGGTGATCGGCACCAAGAACGCCGGCCTGAACTCCTCGTTCACCGTGCGCAAGATTTCCCACGGCTTCGGCGTGGAGCGCGTGTTCCAGACCCACAGCGCCATCATCGACTCGGTCGAAGTGAAGCGCCGCGGCAAGGTCCGCGCCGGCAAGCTGTACTACCTGCGTGGCCTGGAAGGCAAGGCCGCCCGCATCAAGGAAGATCTGGCCGCCGCTGCGCAGGCCAAGGTCGCGCGCCAGGCCGCTGCGGCCGCCGCCAAGGCCGAGTAA
- the rimM gene encoding ribosome maturation factor RimM (Essential for efficient processing of 16S rRNA), giving the protein MKDSQRRILLGRVLGAFGIRGEAKLESWTEPRLAIFRYQPWIVRKPDGSESSLDGVRGRESGKYLIATLPGVTDRDAVEALRGTEIYVARSSLPPPRPDEYYWVDLEGLDVRTVEGVPLGQVSHLFSTGANDVLVVRGDRERLVPFVQPDYIKSVDFEANLVVVDWDPEF; this is encoded by the coding sequence GCCAGCGCCGCATCCTGCTCGGTCGGGTCCTTGGCGCGTTCGGCATCCGTGGCGAGGCCAAGCTCGAGTCCTGGACCGAGCCGCGCCTCGCCATTTTCCGTTATCAGCCCTGGATCGTGCGCAAGCCCGACGGCAGCGAAAGCAGCCTCGATGGCGTGCGCGGCCGCGAGTCCGGCAAGTACCTGATCGCCACCTTGCCCGGCGTCACCGACCGCGACGCGGTCGAGGCCCTGCGCGGCACCGAGATCTACGTGGCGCGCAGCAGCCTGCCGCCGCCGCGCCCGGACGAGTACTACTGGGTGGACCTGGAAGGCCTGGATGTGCGCACCGTCGAGGGCGTGCCGCTGGGGCAGGTGTCGCACCTGTTCTCCACCGGCGCCAACGACGTGCTGGTGGTCCGCGGCGACCGCGAGCGGCTGGTGCCGTTCGTGCAACCGGACTACATCAAGTCGGTGGATTTCGAGGCCAACCTGGTCGTGGTCGACTGGGACCCCGAGTTCTGA
- a CDS encoding MATE family efflux transporter — MQKPAALTEGPIGRQLLLFSLPILAGNIAQSLNGSVNAIWVGRYLGEAALTAAANANSIMFFLIGSVFGIGMAATILIGQAMGRGDVAQARRVMGTSATFFIGISVLIAACGWWLARHLLAAMGTPAASLPLAEAYLRVIFLAMPLLYAFAFLSAALRGTGDSRTPFRFLLLSVALDIGFNPLLLFGLGPFPRLGIAGAAWATLIAQAIALGGLLLYLRHKRHVLWLGRQDARLFRLDATILRALVVKGVPMGLQMVLISLAMIVMISMVNGYGTDTSAAYGAALQLWTYLQMPAMAIGAACSSMAAQNVGAQRWDRVAATARKGVLFNFLLTGALIAPLILLDRWTLALFLPPHSAALEIARHLNHIAVWSFLFFGVTFVISGVVRATGAVIPPLLILALSLWGVRVPFAHLLQPQLGADAVWWSFPTSATCAMLLSLAYYRWGNWRKARMLAPSRPDTLAHPAEVPAQPPAPVADVAAAQDPAR, encoded by the coding sequence ATGCAAAAGCCCGCCGCGCTGACCGAAGGCCCGATCGGCCGCCAGTTGCTGCTGTTCTCGCTGCCGATCCTCGCCGGCAACATCGCGCAGTCGCTGAACGGCTCGGTCAACGCGATCTGGGTGGGCCGCTACCTCGGCGAGGCGGCGCTGACCGCCGCGGCCAACGCCAACAGCATCATGTTCTTCCTGATCGGCTCGGTGTTCGGCATCGGCATGGCCGCCACCATCCTGATCGGCCAGGCGATGGGCCGCGGCGACGTGGCGCAGGCGCGGCGGGTGATGGGCACCAGCGCGACCTTCTTCATCGGCATCTCGGTGCTGATCGCGGCCTGCGGCTGGTGGCTGGCGCGGCACCTGCTGGCGGCAATGGGCACGCCGGCGGCGTCGCTGCCGCTGGCCGAGGCCTACCTGCGGGTGATCTTCCTGGCGATGCCGCTGCTGTACGCGTTCGCGTTCCTGTCGGCGGCGCTGCGCGGCACCGGCGACTCGCGCACGCCGTTCCGCTTCCTGCTGCTGTCGGTGGCGCTGGACATCGGCTTCAATCCGCTGCTGCTGTTCGGGCTGGGGCCGTTCCCCAGGCTGGGCATCGCCGGCGCTGCCTGGGCCACGCTGATCGCGCAGGCCATCGCCCTGGGCGGACTGTTGCTGTACCTGCGGCACAAGCGCCATGTGCTGTGGCTGGGCCGGCAGGACGCGCGGCTGTTCCGCCTCGATGCGACGATCCTGCGCGCGCTGGTGGTCAAGGGCGTGCCGATGGGCCTGCAGATGGTGCTGATCTCGCTGGCGATGATCGTGATGATCTCGATGGTCAACGGCTACGGCACCGACACCTCGGCCGCGTACGGCGCCGCGCTGCAGCTGTGGACCTATCTGCAGATGCCGGCGATGGCGATCGGCGCCGCCTGCTCGTCGATGGCCGCGCAGAACGTCGGCGCGCAGCGCTGGGACCGGGTCGCGGCGACCGCGCGCAAGGGCGTGCTGTTCAACTTCCTGCTGACCGGCGCGCTGATCGCGCCGCTGATCCTGCTCGACCGCTGGACCCTGGCGCTGTTCCTGCCGCCGCACAGCGCCGCGCTGGAGATCGCGCGCCACCTCAACCACATCGCGGTGTGGTCGTTCCTGTTCTTCGGCGTGACCTTCGTGATCTCCGGCGTGGTCCGCGCCACCGGCGCGGTGATCCCGCCGCTGCTGATCCTGGCGCTGTCGCTGTGGGGCGTGCGCGTGCCGTTCGCGCATTTGCTGCAACCGCAGTTGGGCGCCGACGCGGTGTGGTGGAGTTTCCCGACCAGCGCCACCTGCGCGATGCTGCTGTCGCTGGCGTATTACCGCTGGGGCAACTGGCGCAAGGCGCGGATGCTGGCGCCCTCGCGACCGGACACGCTCGCGCACCCGGCGGAAGTGCCCGCGCAACCGCCGGCCCCGGTGGCCGACGTGGCGGCCGCGCAGGATCCGGCGCGCTGA